Proteins from a genomic interval of Ptychodera flava strain L36383 chromosome 7, AS_Pfla_20210202, whole genome shotgun sequence:
- the LOC139136408 gene encoding uncharacterized protein, which translates to MEVENIPCFVAKDLKKLPPVNFNHINVSSLLSQMKQMKYDIDSLKHGVDNMSKLYLTISGDIRQIKEKIIDLPLEKDMIVKSVTISTQSDHSEDSDMSVHSKPLLDDSVSVHDCVQPLVNTTSTNVCVNEEPDLQVNAEVPSACGHGVMTGENEIPDNDADGFTVVNYGRYRRRHRSYADAVADSQKKDAKLTNDRVGDRRSPATTTKELIRPVDSGRSKFILGKRQHTGLQTAATQRKRVFVSRLRPETDTEHLVRYIRETMRIDTIDCDKLKTKYDSYASFCIAVRPDNFESLMNPDVWPEGVLIRKFYQPRKS; encoded by the coding sequence ATGGAAGTTGAAAATATTCCATGCTTTGTCGCGAAGGATTTGAAGAAGCTACCCCCGGTAAACTTCAACCATATCAATGTGTCTTCATTGCTGTCACAAATGAAGCAGATGAAATACGACATTGATAGCCTTAAACACGGAGTTGACAAtatgtcaaaactttatttgacCATTTCTGGGGACATTCGAcaaataaaagagaaaataatAGATCTGCCACTTGAAAAGGACATGATTGTGAAATCAGTTACAATATCAACGCAATCCGATCACAGTGAAGACTCTGACATGTCTGTACATTCGAAACCACTCCTTGATGATTCGGTCAGTGTCCATGACTGTGTTCAGCCACTTGTCAACACCACGTCCACGAATGTATGTGTTAATGAAGAACCTGATTTGCAAGTGAATGCAGAAGTACCATCTGCATGTGGTCATGGTGTGATGACTGGTGAAAACGAAATACCAGATAATGATGCAGATGGTTTCACAGTTGTTAACTATGGGCGCTACAGAAGGAGACACAGAAGCTATGCTGATGCAGTTGCCGACAGTCAGAAAAAGGACGCTAAGTTAACTAATGATCGTGTTGGAGACCGCCGCTCACCTGCTACTACGACCAAGGAGCTGATACGTCCAGTTGACAGCGGTCGTAGTAAGTTTATACTTGGCAAACGCCAGCACACCGGACTACAAACAGCCGCTACACAAAGAAAACGTGTCTTTGTGAGCAGATTGAGGCCAGAAACTGATACAGAGCATCTTGTGCGATACATACGAGAAACCATGCGTATTGATACCATTGACTGTGATAAGCTTAAGACGAAATATGATTCCTACGCTTCGTTTTGTATTGCTGTGAGACCGGATAATTTTGAGTCATTGATGAACCCTGATGTTTGGCCGGAAGGTGTTCTAATTCGAAAATTCTACCAACCCCGTAAATCCTAG